In Ananas comosus cultivar F153 linkage group 10, ASM154086v1, whole genome shotgun sequence, the following proteins share a genomic window:
- the LOC109716845 gene encoding peroxidase 72-like isoform X2: MALSMSGIVAVLMVLSLAPLSLGGGYLCPEYYDKSCPQVKEIVWSMVAKAVAKEPRMAASLLRLHFHDCFVKGCDASILLDSSGSIVSEKGSKPNKNSARGFEVIDDIKAAVEQACPKTVSCADILALTARYSTVVAGGPNWEVPLGRRDSLGASLSGSNNDIPAPNNTLPTIITKFKRQGLDVVDLVALAGAHTIGFSRCTSFRQRLYNQSGNGLADSTLDESYAMQLRWGCPRSGSDDNLFPLDYVSPAQFDNYYYKNILVGKGLLNSDQILFTKSATTRQLVELYAANIGIFYDHFAKSMIKMGNITPLTGLEGEVRTNCRRINSS, from the exons GTGGTGGGTATCTTTGCCCCGAATACTACGACAAATCGTGCCCGCAGGTGAAGGAGATCGTGTGGTCGATGGTGGCGAAAGCCGTCGCCAAGGAGCCGAGAATGGCCGCTTCCTTGCTGAGGCTGCATTTCCATGACTGCTTTGTTAAG gggTGTGACGCGTCCATACTATTGGACAGTAGTGGGAGCATCGTGAGCGAGAAGGGGTCGAAGCCAAACAAGAACTCGGCGAGGGGTTTCGAAGTCATCGACGACATTAAGGCCGCGGTCGAGCAGGCCTGCCCAAAAACCGTATCCTGCGCCGACATCTTGGCCCTCACCGCCCGCTATTCGACGGTCGTG GCCGGTGGGCCAAACTGGGAGGTCCCACTGGGGAGGAGGGACTCGTTGGGCGCGAGCTTAAGCGGATCCAACAACGACATTCCGGCCCCGAACAACACCCTCCCCACCATCATCACCAAGTTCAAGCGCCAAGGCCTCGACGTCGTCGACCTCGTCGCCCTCGCCG GTGCTCACACTATCGGATTTTCGCGCTGCACCAGCTTCCGCCAGCGTCTGTACAACCAGTCGGGCAACGGTTTAGCCGACAGCACGCTGGACGAGTCGTACGCCATGCAACTCCGGTGGGGCTGCCCGCGATCGGGCAGCGACGACAACCTCTTCCCGCTCGACTACGTCAGCCCCGCACAGTTCGACAACTACTATTACAAGAACATTTTGGTCGGCAAGGGCCTGCTGAACTCAGACCAAATTTTGTTCACGAAAAGCGCGACTACGAGGCAGCTGGTGGAGCTGTACGCCGCGAACATCGGCATATTCTACGATCACTTCGCCAAGTCGATGATCAAGATGGGGAATATCACGCCGTTGACGGGATTGGAGGGCGAGGTCCGGACCAATTGCAGGAGGATCAACTCTTCTTAG
- the LOC109716845 gene encoding peroxidase 72-like isoform X1, with protein MALSMSGIVAVLMVLSLAPLSLGGGYLCPEYYDKSCPQVKEIVWSMVAKAVAKEPRMAASLLRLHFHDCFVKGCDASILLDSSGSIVSEKGSKPNKNSARGFEVIDDIKAAVEQACPKTVSCADILALTARYSTVVAGGPNWEVPLGRRDSLGASLSGSNNDIPAPNNTLPTIITKFKRQGLDVVDLVALAGAHTIGFSRCTSFRQRLYNQSGNGLADSTLDESYAMQLRWGCPRSGSDDNLFPLDYVSPAQFDNYYYKNILVGKGLLNSDQILFTKSATTRQLVELYAANIGIFYDHFAKSMIKMGNITPLTGLEGEVRTNCRRINSS; from the exons ATGGCTCTCTCCATGAGTGGCATTGTAGCTGTGTTAATGGTTCTCTCTTTGGCTCCTCTGAGCCTGGGTGGTGGGTATCTTTGCCCCGAATACTACGACAAATCGTGCCCGCAGGTGAAGGAGATCGTGTGGTCGATGGTGGCGAAAGCCGTCGCCAAGGAGCCGAGAATGGCCGCTTCCTTGCTGAGGCTGCATTTCCATGACTGCTTTGTTAAG gggTGTGACGCGTCCATACTATTGGACAGTAGTGGGAGCATCGTGAGCGAGAAGGGGTCGAAGCCAAACAAGAACTCGGCGAGGGGTTTCGAAGTCATCGACGACATTAAGGCCGCGGTCGAGCAGGCCTGCCCAAAAACCGTATCCTGCGCCGACATCTTGGCCCTCACCGCCCGCTATTCGACGGTCGTG GCCGGTGGGCCAAACTGGGAGGTCCCACTGGGGAGGAGGGACTCGTTGGGCGCGAGCTTAAGCGGATCCAACAACGACATTCCGGCCCCGAACAACACCCTCCCCACCATCATCACCAAGTTCAAGCGCCAAGGCCTCGACGTCGTCGACCTCGTCGCCCTCGCCG GTGCTCACACTATCGGATTTTCGCGCTGCACCAGCTTCCGCCAGCGTCTGTACAACCAGTCGGGCAACGGTTTAGCCGACAGCACGCTGGACGAGTCGTACGCCATGCAACTCCGGTGGGGCTGCCCGCGATCGGGCAGCGACGACAACCTCTTCCCGCTCGACTACGTCAGCCCCGCACAGTTCGACAACTACTATTACAAGAACATTTTGGTCGGCAAGGGCCTGCTGAACTCAGACCAAATTTTGTTCACGAAAAGCGCGACTACGAGGCAGCTGGTGGAGCTGTACGCCGCGAACATCGGCATATTCTACGATCACTTCGCCAAGTCGATGATCAAGATGGGGAATATCACGCCGTTGACGGGATTGGAGGGCGAGGTCCGGACCAATTGCAGGAGGATCAACTCTTCTTAG
- the LOC109716571 gene encoding ribose-phosphate pyrophosphokinase 4-like isoform X1, with translation MASFAPPSSSPSKNPNPNPRLQFAKLHKSRSPRSLTLLLRRRLPRWSPTAIRSECVGGGGGGGGGFGVHLHIPQISPSPPIMAGSAAAAAVAPAPKRPKKNVLLFYCEEMRELAERVVLESDGIELRSISWRMFEDGFPNLFISNAHGIRGQHVAFLASFSSPRVIFEQLSIIYALPRLFISSFSIVLPFFPTGSYERMEDEGDVATAFTLARILSNTPISRGGPTSLVIFDIHALQERFYFGDYVLPCFESGVPLLKSRLQQLPDSENISIAFPDDGSWKRFHKQLQHFPVIICNKVREGDRRFVRIKEGDPRGRHVVIVDDLVQSGGTLIECQKVLAAHGAAKISAYVTHGIFPNRSFERFQHDNGVGPENGLSNFWITDSCPLTVKQVKNRPPFEILSLAGAIAATLQI, from the exons ATGGCGTCGTTTGCTCCTCCCTCTTCATCTCcctccaaaaaccctaaccctaaccctaggctACAATTCGCGAAGCTCCACAAGTCGAGATCCCCTCGATCCCTtaccctcctcctccgccgccgcctcccgagGTGGAGCCCTACTGCGATCCGATCCGAgtgcgtcggcggcggcggaggcggaggaggtggcTTCGGAGTGCACTTGCACATACCGCAGATCTCTCCTTCGCCTCCGATCAtggcggggtcggcggcggccgcggcggtggCGCCGGCGCCGAAGCGGCCGAAGAAGAACGTGCTGCTGTTCTACTGCGAGGAGATGAGGGAGCTCGCCGAGCGCGTTGTGTTGGAGAGCGACGGCATCGAGCTCCGCTCCATCTCGTGGAG GATGTTTGAGGATGGGTTCCCAAACCTTTTCATCTCAAATGCTCATGGCATTCGTGGGCAACATGTAGCCTTTTTGGCATCGTTTAGTTCCCCCAGAGTAATATTTGAGCAGTTATCAATCATCTATGCTCTTCCAAGATTATTCATCTCTTCATTTAGTATTGTACTTCCATTTTTCCCTACGGGATCTTATGAGCGTATGGAAGATGAAGGAGACGTAGCAACGGCCTTCACGCTTGCTAGAATTTTGTCGAATACACCAATCTCAAGAGGTGGACCTACCAGCTTagtaatttttgatatccatgCCCTGCAG GAGAGGTTTTACTTTGGAGATTATGTTCTGCCATGCTTTGAGAGTGGAGTGCCTTTGCTCAAAAGTAGGCTTCAGCAGCTACCCGATTCTGAAAAT ATATCGATTGCTTTTCCAGATGATGGTTCATGGAAGCGATTTCATAAGCAGCTTCAACACTTCCCTGTG ATAATATGCAACAAAGTTAGGGAAGGTGACCGAAGGTTTGTTCGCATTAAGGAGGGAGATCCAAGGGGCCGTCATGTTGTGATAGTTGATGATTTGGTACAATCTGGTGGCACTTTGATTGAATGCCAG AAAGTATTGGCAGCTCATGGAGCGGCTAAGATTAGTGCCTACGTGACTCATGGTATATTTCCGAACAGATCATTTGAGAGGTTTCAGCATGATAATGGAG TGGGTCCAGAGAACGGGCTCAGCAACTTCTGGATCACCGATTCCTGCCCGCTTACCGTTAAGCAGGTTAAAAACCGGCCTCCATTTGAGATCCTCAGCCTTGCTGGTGCCATTGCCGCTACCCTTCAGATATGA
- the LOC109716571 gene encoding ribose-phosphate pyrophosphokinase 3, chloroplastic-like isoform X2: MASFAPPSSSPSKNPNPNPRLQFAKLHKSRSPRSLTLLLRRRLPRWSPTAIRSECVGGGGGGGGGFGVHLHIPQISPSPPIMAGSAAAAAVAPAPKRPKKNVLLFYCEEMRELAERVVLESDGIELRSISWRMFEDGFPNLFISNAHGIRGQHVAFLASFSSPRVIFEQLSIIYALPRLFISSFSIVLPFFPTGSYERMEDEGDVATAFTLARILSNTPISRGGPTSLVIFDIHALQERFYFGDYVLPCFESGVPLLKSRLQQLPDSENISIAFPDDGSWKRFHKQLQHFPVIICNKVREGDRRFVRIKEGDPRGRHVVIVDDLVQSGGTLIECQVEDSI, from the exons ATGGCGTCGTTTGCTCCTCCCTCTTCATCTCcctccaaaaaccctaaccctaaccctaggctACAATTCGCGAAGCTCCACAAGTCGAGATCCCCTCGATCCCTtaccctcctcctccgccgccgcctcccgagGTGGAGCCCTACTGCGATCCGATCCGAgtgcgtcggcggcggcggaggcggaggaggtggcTTCGGAGTGCACTTGCACATACCGCAGATCTCTCCTTCGCCTCCGATCAtggcggggtcggcggcggccgcggcggtggCGCCGGCGCCGAAGCGGCCGAAGAAGAACGTGCTGCTGTTCTACTGCGAGGAGATGAGGGAGCTCGCCGAGCGCGTTGTGTTGGAGAGCGACGGCATCGAGCTCCGCTCCATCTCGTGGAG GATGTTTGAGGATGGGTTCCCAAACCTTTTCATCTCAAATGCTCATGGCATTCGTGGGCAACATGTAGCCTTTTTGGCATCGTTTAGTTCCCCCAGAGTAATATTTGAGCAGTTATCAATCATCTATGCTCTTCCAAGATTATTCATCTCTTCATTTAGTATTGTACTTCCATTTTTCCCTACGGGATCTTATGAGCGTATGGAAGATGAAGGAGACGTAGCAACGGCCTTCACGCTTGCTAGAATTTTGTCGAATACACCAATCTCAAGAGGTGGACCTACCAGCTTagtaatttttgatatccatgCCCTGCAG GAGAGGTTTTACTTTGGAGATTATGTTCTGCCATGCTTTGAGAGTGGAGTGCCTTTGCTCAAAAGTAGGCTTCAGCAGCTACCCGATTCTGAAAAT ATATCGATTGCTTTTCCAGATGATGGTTCATGGAAGCGATTTCATAAGCAGCTTCAACACTTCCCTGTG ATAATATGCAACAAAGTTAGGGAAGGTGACCGAAGGTTTGTTCGCATTAAGGAGGGAGATCCAAGGGGCCGTCATGTTGTGATAGTTGATGATTTGGTACAATCTGGTGGCACTTTGATTGAATGCCAGGTAGAAGATTCTATTT AA
- the LOC109716262 gene encoding protein POOR HOMOLOGOUS SYNAPSIS 1-like isoform X1 translates to MAPLAIAPAAAETAFREQWEVEFARFFTLPWRRGGDGDALPAAARSPLAKRRSADAASILSVSVGDDLYEEHFVSNLHFSWPQVSCVAECPVRGSRVVFFSYRDSSSQIQKFAVRFASYSIVEAFLSCVKDCLRDVMDIALPGNDLVCENSSLSEYTASNGLHYKFDEESSFEKPIAAYPLNMRASSDNGERSQQSLQPEFDNNIETFSSGLPPSFTELLHNSLTYTREEQPNPKTQTNRALCVGHQMDSTCSNIQIFKSPRSGYANDGSKETSSMEVGNLKSQIAKYMTDASFLEMLFKLEKVINEVGGDLSL, encoded by the exons ATGGCTCCGCTCGCGATCGCGCCCGCGGCGGCGGAAACGGCGTTTCGGGAGCAGTGGGAAGTGGAGTTCGCGCGCTTCTTCACCCTACCTTggcgccgcggcggcgacggcgacgcgCTTCCCGCGGCGGCGCGCTCGCCGCTCGCGAAGCGCCGCTCCGCCGACGCCGCTTCTATCCTCTCCGTCTCCGTCGGCGACGACCTCTAC GAGGAGCACTTCGTGTCGAATCTCCACTTTTCATGGCCACAGGTGTCGTGCGTCGCCGAGTGCCCGGTCAGAGGAAGCAGAGTCGTGTTCTTCAGCTACAGGGATAGCTCGAGCCAG ATTCAAAAGTTTGCTGTGCGATTCGCCAGTTATTCCATTGTGGAAGCATTCTTAAGTTGTGTGAAG GATTGCTTAAGGGATGTAATGGATATTGCACTACCCGGAAATGATTTGGTTTGTGAGAATTCTTCCCTTTCTGAATACACCGCTTCAAATGGACTTCATTACAA GTTTGATGAGGAATCAAGCTTCGAAAAGCCAATCGCAGCTTATCCTTTGAACATGCGAGCATCGAGTGACAATGGGGAGCGGAGTCAACAGTCCCTTCAACCTGAATTTGACAACAATATCGAAACCTTTTCCTCGGGCTTGCCTCCCAGTTTCACTGAGCTACTGCACAATTCCTTAACATATACCCGAGAAG AGCAACCAAATCCAAAGACTCAAACCAATCGTGCTCTTTGCGTG GGACACCAGATGGATTCCACTTGCTCTAATATTCAGATATTTAAATCCCCACGTTCTGGTTATGCAAATG ATGGCAGCAAAGAAACAAGCTCTATGGAAGTAGGCAATCTTAAATCTCAAATAGCG AAATATATGACAGATGCTTCCTTTCTCG AGATGCTGTTCAAATTAGAGAAAGTTATCAATGAAGTCGGTGGTGATTTGTCGCTATAG
- the LOC109716262 gene encoding protein POOR HOMOLOGOUS SYNAPSIS 1-like isoform X2 gives MAPLAIAPAAAETAFREQWEVEFARFFTLPWRRGGDGDALPAAARSPLAKRRSADAASILSVSVGDDLYEEHFVSNLHFSWPQVSCVAECPVRGSRVVFFSYRDSSSQIQKFAVRFASYSIVEAFLSCVKDCLRDVMDIALPGNDLVCENSSLSEYTASNGLHYKFDEESSFEKPIAAYPLNMRASSDNGERSQQSLQPEFDNNIETFSSGLPPSFTELLHNSLTYTREALIYRSLWNCRWQQRNKLYGSRQS, from the exons ATGGCTCCGCTCGCGATCGCGCCCGCGGCGGCGGAAACGGCGTTTCGGGAGCAGTGGGAAGTGGAGTTCGCGCGCTTCTTCACCCTACCTTggcgccgcggcggcgacggcgacgcgCTTCCCGCGGCGGCGCGCTCGCCGCTCGCGAAGCGCCGCTCCGCCGACGCCGCTTCTATCCTCTCCGTCTCCGTCGGCGACGACCTCTAC GAGGAGCACTTCGTGTCGAATCTCCACTTTTCATGGCCACAGGTGTCGTGCGTCGCCGAGTGCCCGGTCAGAGGAAGCAGAGTCGTGTTCTTCAGCTACAGGGATAGCTCGAGCCAG ATTCAAAAGTTTGCTGTGCGATTCGCCAGTTATTCCATTGTGGAAGCATTCTTAAGTTGTGTGAAG GATTGCTTAAGGGATGTAATGGATATTGCACTACCCGGAAATGATTTGGTTTGTGAGAATTCTTCCCTTTCTGAATACACCGCTTCAAATGGACTTCATTACAA GTTTGATGAGGAATCAAGCTTCGAAAAGCCAATCGCAGCTTATCCTTTGAACATGCGAGCATCGAGTGACAATGGGGAGCGGAGTCAACAGTCCCTTCAACCTGAATTTGACAACAATATCGAAACCTTTTCCTCGGGCTTGCCTCCCAGTTTCACTGAGCTACTGCACAATTCCTTAACATATACCCGAGAAG CATTAATTTATCGatcac TCTGGAACTGCAGATGGCAGCAAAGAAACAAGCTCTATGGAAGTAGGCAATCTTAA